One Epinephelus moara isolate mb chromosome 20, YSFRI_EMoa_1.0, whole genome shotgun sequence genomic window carries:
- the rabl2 gene encoding RAB, member of RAS oncogene family-like 2, producing MAGDIGSIPELDQKKYDSEEQVKIICLGDSAVGKSKLMERFLLDEYRPQQLSTYALTLYKHTATVGNKTVVVDFWDTAGQERFQSMHPSYYHKAHACIMVFDVQRKITYKNLANWYKELREYRPEIPCCVVANKIDADLKVTQRSFNFGKKQGLPFYFVSAADGTNVVKMFREMIKRAVDYKQNPSDFMDEVMQELENFDLEKKEDNSEAEEDGLKAESPELV from the exons ATGGCTGGCGACATTGGCAGCATCCCTGAACTGGACCAGAAGAAGTACGACTCAGAGGAACAAGTGAAGATCATCTGTCTGGGGGACAGTGCTGTGGGTAAATCTAA GCTGATGGAGAGGTTTCTCCTGGACGAGTA TCGGCCGCAGCAGTTGTCAACCTATGCGCTGACTCtctacaaacacacagccaCTGTAGGAAACAAGACAGTAGTGGTCG ATTTCTGGGACACGGCTGGTCAGGAGAGATTTCAGAGCATGCATCCTTCGTACTACCACAAAGCACACGCATGCATCATG GTGTTTGATGTTCAAAGGAAGATCACATATAAGAATCTGGCCAACTGGTATAAGGAGCTGAGAGAGTACAGACCTGAGATACCCTGCTGTGTGGTTGCCAACAAAATTGATG CTGACTTGAAGGTGACACAGAGAAGCTTTAACTTTGGGAAGAAGCAAGGACTCCCATTTTACTTTGTATCAGCAGCTGATGGGACCAATGTAGTTAAG ATGTTCAGAGAGATGATCAAGAGAGCAGTGGACTACAAGCAAAACCCCAGCGACTTCATGGATGAAGTGATGCAAGAATTAGAG AACTTTGACCTGGAGAAGAAGGAAGATAACTCAGAAGCAGAGGAGGACGGACTGAAAGCAGAGAGTCCCGAGCTGGTCTGA
- the odf3b gene encoding outer dense fiber protein 3-B → MRVMSSAEPWVGTWRPHKPRGPIAALYGSPGPKYALPGLTGVSQHDPTKYKAPMFSFGARHDRKLESSPGPSYLIPSNVTKVGRDGTPAFSLHSRPKEPQLFQAPGPGKYSPEHSVKAIFRSAPAYSLSGRGKDINTIQTPGPASYSLPPVLGDKTVATSAAPTFSFCGRSKNGSFHEDLKKTPGPAAYKVVDPCIYNKKPPQFSMTGRNFPPSETTKKPGPGAHCPEQVTFTRAKAPSFSFGLRHSEFIAPLIIDVPE, encoded by the exons ATGAG gGTAATGTCAAGTGCTGAACCTTGGGTTGGGACCTGGAGGCCCCACAAGCCAAGAGGGCCCATAGCTGCCCTCTATGGCAGCCCAGGGCCCAAGTATGCACTGCCTGGACTCACAG GAGTTTCTCAACATGACCCCACTAAATACAAAGCACCAATGTTCAGCTTTGGGGCACGTCATGACCGCAAGCTAGAGAGCTCCCCTGGACCAAGCTACCTCATCCCCTCCAACGTCACCAAAGTGGGCAGAGACGGCACTCCTGCGTTTTCACTCCACAGCCGTCCAAAGGAGCCACAATTGTTCCAGGCTCCCGGACCAG GCAAATACTCCCCAGAGCATTCAGTAAAGGCGATCTTCCGCTCCGCTCCTGCTTATTCTCTATCTGGGAGGGGCAAAGACATCAACACCATCCAAACACCAG GTCCAGCCTCCTACTCTCTGCCCCCAGTGCTGGGAGACAAAACTGTGGCCACATCTGCAGCTCCCACCTTCTCGTTTTGTGGCCGCAGCAAAAACGGAAGCTTCCATGAGGACCTGAAGAAG ACTCCTGGCCCCGCTGCCTACAAAGTTGTGGACCCTtgtatttacaataaaaaaccTCCCCAGTTTAGCATGACAGGCCGCAACTTCCCACCCAGTGAAACCACAAAGAAACCAGGACCTGGCGCACACTGTCCTGAGCAG GTGACCTTCACAAGAGCAAAAGCTCCGAGCTTCTCCTTTGGACTACGTCACTCGGAGTTCATCGCACCCCTCATCATAGATGTGCCTGAATAA
- the zgc:77752 gene encoding protein tyrosine phosphatase domain-containing protein 1, whose product MMPTFIPVPQPSYSQARENLVKAIPPKILCLLACGGKDCRYEGPECWKLNQQVIRGLFSSWVTDDIIAMARPSKCLIEKYNIVDQFQRLNIRSIINMQIPGEHAHCGPPLDPESGFTYSPQVFMDNDIYFYNFGMPDFGVSSLVGIIDGVKVLAFAVKEGRVAVHCHAGLGRTGVLIACYLIYTLRISPSEAVHYVRIKRPRSIQTRAQISQVFDFARLLGTQLVQYPDLSLRHGAPFTLQHYLNRQAILLHGLEARTLRHTPKVVYLLCVHLSCLAQGLPAPPEIQAELEKRSALRTLNRAVRETLVSKQYLPLLREGHKGSWAGSGSVSSWDEPLGFLERKREVLLDKRSYSDSDLSKIADLESSTYCTPALGSERQWCVQDLIRSDLRPGSPILATLSPSHQTIKKKSQTLNIPISNITTSNNCAKRSKCTAKKTLGKYSSNMELCRNPHNPGPTAVARAIAKAMADHGPPGEIILQRSALLQEELNSSDCGWALLVTESDPQVLSCLLWTWLDKLREPVLSAEDVDRLTCGVNNRKPLSVLKKPQRHTIYCLLSCVSTVTSLCPHREEAVMQRLMRALTRRPQEEMGNLATLMKVLKASLKETFHNYRYLTRACSTNATI is encoded by the exons ATGATGCCGACCTTTATACCAGTACCCCAGCCTTCCTACTCCCAGGCCAGGGAGAACCTGGTGAAGGCTATTCCACCCAAGATCCTCTGTCTGTTGGCCTGCGGAGGGAAAGACTGCCGCTATGAAGGACCAGAGTGCTGGAAATTAAATCAGCAGGTCATCCGAGGCCTTTTCTCCTCCTG GGTGACAGATGACATTATTGCCATGGCAAGACCATCCAAGTGTCTGATTGAGAAGTACAACATCGTAGACCAATTTCAAAG GCTGAACATCCGATCGATCATCAACATGCAGATACCAGGAGAGCATGCTCACTGTGGACCTCCCCTCGACCCTGAGAGTGGTTTCACATACTCTCCACAGGTCTTCATGGACAATGACA tTTACTTTTACAACTTTGGGATGCCAGATTTTGGTGTGTCCTCTCTCGTTGGTATTATTGACGGGGTGAAGGTTTTGGCCTTTGCAGTAAAGGAAGGAAGAGTGGCTGTGCACTGCCATGCAGGCCTGGGCAGGACAG GTGTCCTGATAGCCTGTTACTTGATTTACACCCTGCGCATCAGCCCGAGTGAGGCCGTCCATTACGTACGGATTAAACGGCCACGCTCTATCCAAACCCGTGCACAGATCAGCCAGGTGTTTGACTTTGCTCGCCTGCTTGGCACACAACTGGTGCAATACCCGGATCTCAGCCTGCGGCACGGCGCACCTTTCACCCTGCAGCACTACCTAAACCGACAGGCGATATTGCTGCATGGCCTGGAGGCACGCACCCTCAGACACACACCCAAG GTGGTGTATCTTCtgtgtgtgcatctctcctGCTTAGCCCAGGGTCTCCCTGCTCCTCCAGAGATCCAGGCCGAGCTGGAGAAGAGGTCAGCACTGAGGACCCTGAACAGGGCTGTGAGGGAGACCCTGGTGTCCAAACAGTACTTGCCCTTACTGAGGGAGGGTCATAAGGGCTCATGGGCGGGTTCAGGGTCAGTGTCCTCCTGGGACGAACCACTGGGATtcttggagaggaagagagaagtgCTGCTAGACAAACGCAGCTACAGCGACTCTGACCTCAGCAAGATTGCA GATCTGGAGTCGAGCACATACTGCACCCCAGCACTTGGAAGTGAGAGACAGTGGTGTGTACAGGATCTCATACGCTCTGATTTGAGACCAGGTAGTCCGATCCTTGCCACCCTTTCACCAAGCCACCAGACCATCAAAAAGAAATCTCAGACACTCAACATCCCAATATCTAACATAACAACGAGCAACAACTGTGCGAAGAGGTCTAAGTGCACGGCTAAAAAGACACTTGGCAAATACAGCTCCAACATGGAG CTGTGCAGAAATCCACATAATCCAGGCCCAACTGCAGTCGCCCGTGCTATTGCTAAGGCAATGGCAGACCATGGTCCTCCAGGAGAAATCATCCTGCAAAGATCGGCTCTGCTGCAG GAGGAGCTAAACAGTAGCGACTGTGGCTGGGCTCTGCTGGTCACTGAGTCAGATCCTCAGGTTCTCAGTTGTCTGTTGTGGACCTGGCTGGACAAGTTAAGG GAGCCTGTTCTGAGTGCAGAGGATGTAGACAGGTTGACTTGCGGAGTGAACAACAGGAAGCCTCTCAGTGTGCTCAAAAAG CCACAGAGACACACCATCTATTGTCTACTGAGCTGTGTGAGTACGGTGACCAGCCTGTGTCCACACAGAGAGGAGGCAGTGATGCAGCGACTGATGCGGGCCCTTACAAGG CGCCCCCAGGAGGAAATGGGAAACCTTGCGACTCTGATGAAGGTCCTGAAGGCGAGTTTGAAAGAAACCTTCCACAACTACAGATACCTCACAAGGGCCTGCAGCACCAATGCTACAATTTGA
- the LOC126407798 gene encoding ADP-ribosylation factor 5-like, which produces MGLTISTIFDRIFGKKQMRILMVGLDAAGKTTILYKLKLGEIVTTIPTIGFNVETVEYKNISFTVWDVGGQDKIRPLWRHYFQNTQGLIFVVDSNDRERVAESADELSKMLNEDELKNAVLLVFANKQDLPNALTVSELTDKLGLHNLRSKTWHVQQACATQGTGLYEGLEWLSKELCRN; this is translated from the exons ATGGGGCTCACCATCTCAACAATCTTCGACCGGATCTTCGGCAAAAAACAAATGAGGATTTTGATGG TTGGGCTGGATGCGGCTGGTAAAACAACGATCTTGTACAAATTGAAGCTTGGTGAAATTGTGACCACCATCCCAACCATTG GTTTCAACGTGGAGACAgtagaatataaaaatatcagCTTCACTGTTTGGGATGTGGGCGGCCAGGACAAGATTAGACCCCTCTGGAGACATTACTTCCAGAACACACAG GGGCTCATCTTTGTGGTGGACAGCAACGACAGAGAAAGAGTGGCAGAGTCTGCAGATGAGCTCTCAAAGATG TTGAACGAGGACGAGTtgaaaaatgctgttttgcTGGTGTTTGCTAACAAACAGGACCTTCCCAATGCCTTAACAGTCAGCGAACTCACAGACAAACTCGGTCTACACAACCTCCGCAGTAAAACT TGGCACGTTCAGCAAGCCTGCGCCACCCAGGGCACTGGGCTGTATGAAGGACTTGAGTGGCTATCCAAAGAGCTGTGCAGGAACTAA
- the si:dkey-30c15.2 gene encoding G-protein coupled receptor 135 yields MEINRVLSEDQIDFLSTEYIVLLIPSVIGSFSVLAVSIWKWRRLHQQVHLLVQLALADLLAALILMSTSIMNKVSTENSMFVCQYLLPLSLTFYLISFLLVVLYAWKSKNAFQGWRARPTEDERGQSRSRRKIVTIPVYAFVWLIPMALYLAYVLTPFIKPTLLFPVTDRSLILPNNTKYCTSCILFLHIWRDSCSVTERLHDIFIIVVLILIVIPVMLSCAVIYYKVGKWYERHEQEGLFPVEGDGRSRRRFKRMISTARNMVMVILFCWTPALVLILLSTLMMWTTIEQRSLFGIFAIQAASVSLQGFLNSMVYAWRRPNFTEAVLGENTPLVAHDRLAFFEESLRSS; encoded by the exons ATGGAGATCAATCGTGTACTGAGTGAAGATCAG ATTGACTTTCTCTCTACTGAGTACATCGTGTTACTCATTCCCAG TGTGATTGGGAGTTTTTCTGTCCTGGCGGTTTCCATATGGAAATGGAGACGTCTACACCAACAG GTACACCTCCTGGTGCAGCTCGCCCTGGCGGACCTcctggctgctctgatcctgATGTCCACCAGTATCATGAACAAAGTCAGCACTGAAAACAGTATGTTTGTCTGCCAATACCTCCTGCCGCTGTCACTG acattttatttgatttcatttctGCTGGTGGTGCTTTACGCATGGAAGTCCAAGAACGCATTCCAAGGGTGGAGAGCAAGACCCACAGAGGACGAACGGGGACAG AGTCGGAGTAGAAGGAAAATAGTCACTATACCTGTCTATGCCTTTGTTTG GTTGATCCCCATGGCATTATACTTAGCATATGTGCTCACTCCCTTCATAAAACCTACTTTGCTGTTTCCAGTCACTGACCGATCATTGATCCTCCCTAATAATACCAAATACTGCACCAG ttgTATTTTGTTCTTGCACATCTGGAGGGATTCCTGCTCTGTAACT GAGAGACtgcatgacatttttatcatagtTGTTCTTATCCTCATCGTGATACCAGTGATGCTGTCCTGCGCT gTCATTTACTATAAGGTTGGTAAATGGTATGAAAGACATGAGCAGGAAGGACTTTTTCCTGTGGAGGGAGATGGACGTTCAAGGAGGAGATTCAAAAGAATGATTTCGACAGCAAGAAATATGGTGATGGTCATCTTGTTCTGCTGGAcaccag CTCTTGTCCTCATTCTGCTGTCTACTCTGATGATGTGGACAACCATTGAACAACGCAGcctatttggcatttttgcgaTACAG GCTGCCAGTGTGTCCCTGCAAGGTTTCCTGAACAGTATGGTTTACGCCTGGAGGCGGCCCAACTTCACGGAGGCTGTTCTTGGGGAGAATACACCCCTGGTGGCACACGACCGCCTGGCCTTCTTTGAGGAATCACTGAGGAGCTCGTAG